AATTTCTTCTGGCATGCAATAGCGGCACCTAAAATTGCACTTATCGGTAACAGAAATGCGCAGATCTCGCAATGGACGTTGCAATTGGTCCGTTACTTTTGTATGTGAAATCTTCTGGTCCATTGGCCACAGCTCCCTTCCTTAGGTGACATCGTACTGAAGTGGGATTACCTGAATTAAATCTCCTTTAGCTGCTCCTAATTTACCTGAAGGGATCGTAAGGAGACAATCGGCATCCTGTATGGAAAGCATATGGCTTGATTTAGTCACACCAATCGACTTTACCTTGACTAGTCCCTTTTCAATCCATAATTTGCCCCGTTCGTAACGCACATGGGGAGAGCCTTTATCATAATCAGTAGCTAAAAAGGCTTCCATTACAGCAGGAAGGGCCTCTTTAGCACCCAACATGGCCCGAATAGCCGGCTTAACAAACAATTCAAAACCAACAAAACATGCCCCCGGATTCCCGGACAAGCCAAATAGTAATTTGTTATGAATGACTGCTGCTGAGGTAGGACTGCCAGGTCTCATGGATACCCGGTTAAACAGCATCTCTTCCCCTTGCTCGCGAATGATTTCTGCCATAATATCATAATCACCAACTGATACGCCACCTGTGGTAATCACAATATCCATCTCTTGAAAAGCTTCTTCCAATAAAGCCTTTGCTTGTTCCTTGTTGTCTGGAATAATTCCGTATAGAAAAGGGATTGCACCAGAGGCTTCCACCAATGCCTGGATCATATAGCTGTTGCTATTGCGAATTTTGCCAGGCTGGAGAGGCTCATCAATTGGCAGCAATTCCGTCCCTGTAGCAAAAATCCCTACTTTAGGCTGGGTAAATACCTTTACACGGTGATAGCCAAACGTAGAGAGCAATGCCATTTGACCCGGCTGAATGATTCTCCCAGACTCTATGATAATCTGCCCCTCTTGGATTTCTTCTCCTACCTGTGCAATATTCTGACCCTGTCCCACATTATGTTTGACCTGTACAAAAGCTTGTTCATTTTGTTCGTATTCCTGTGTTTGTTCAAACATAACCACTGCATTAGCACCTTCAGGAACGCTAGCGCCGGTCATGATTCGAACAGCTTCTCCCTTGTTCAGCTTCATTGTGGGAGCACTCCCTGCTGCAATATCTCCCACAATTCGATAAGTAAGCGGCTCTGCTGGTGTTGCCTTCTCAATTCCTGCACACCTGATAGCATACCCATCCATACCTGCTCTTGGGAAAGCAGGGATATGATTAGTGGCATATATAGGCTCGGCTAATCTTCTTCCTATACTGTCAACTAATGAAATCACTTCCGTATTCATGATTGTTATGCGGGAAAGAATTCGCTTTTGTGCTTCTTCAACCGGAAGAGCTTTTCGTTTAAATCGGTGAGTTCTATTCATAATATGTCACACTTTCCTTTAGTGTACAGGTGCTTTATGAAACGCCCATTATGTTTGTCCCTACAACATATTATACATCATAAGAGCTTTCACATTTTACAGACTGTGTCTCTATTATTCGTTTTGGATGCGTATATACATTAAGCGTATTCCCCCGGATAAACCCGACTGTCGTAATACCCAGCTCTTCCGCAAGATCAAGTGCAAGATCTGTAGGTGCTGATTTGGAGAGAACGATTCCTACACCAATTTTCGCTACCTTTAACAATACCTCTGAGGATATCCTTCCACTAAAAGCAATAACCTTATCCGATAAACCAATCCGATTCTGCAAACAAAATCCATATATCTTGTCTAATGCATTGTGTCTCCCAATATCGGTTCTTGTCACCACGACTCCTTCTGTATTGCATAAGGCAGCATTATGAACACCGCCTGTTTGCTTAAAAAAAGAGGAATGTTCTTGCATATACTTAATCATTGCCTGGCAATCTTGAACGCTAATTTGCTGCTTTGACATGATGGTTTTAGCGGTTCGGACATCATTTTGCAAATAAAACTGCCGACTTTTACCGCAGCAGGAGCCGATAAAACGCTTGGAATGCTGCGGTGAAAGCTTGCCTTTATTTTTTACCTCTACATAAGCAAAGCCCGTTTTCTGATTGATGGAAAATGACTCTACATCATCTGGAAGTCTAATAATCCCCTCTGATGCAAGGAACCCAAGAAGAAGCTCCTCCATATGCTCCGGCGTACATACCATGGTCGCAAATTCCATGCCATTTACCATGATGGTTAATGGATATTCACAGGCAATTTCGTCGTCTATGTCTTGAAAAACCTCTCCATCATATCTCATGACGGCACGTAAGGTTGATACTTTCTTGCTCATAGCCCTCTTCCTTCCATCCATGTAATAGTCCTTTAAACCAAATAAAAAATGCCACAAGCTAAACCTACCTTGAAATACAAGGAGGCAACTTGCGGCGGTTAGTCTTTAGCAGGTACGCTACCAAGTTCCAACTGCTCTTATTGAAATATAAGTAAGCTTATGATTAGCGATCCGATCCAAATTTGCGCTCAATATCTTGGTCAAAAACAAAAATGGACATCCCAAAGTCACTTTCAATATCAATATCTACGAATAGGTCTATAAACTTAGCTCCAAGAAGCTCTTCCATCTCCACAGGACGCGTTTTCTGGTACATCTCCTTGACCATTTCAGTCCTAGCTGAACGAAGCATTTGCTTACCTGTATCTGCCGTTGCAATGAATTTTTCTACAGGAGAAAGATTCCCTTGCATTTCACAGATCGCCCAGTTTTTGCAAAATGTAGTTTTAATTTGACTAGGTCCCTTTCCCATATGACGCTTGCGAAATGTCCTGACCAAATTGCTAAATTCAGCTTCATAGTTCGTCATGTTATCCAACTCACTTATTCAAATATATACCTATTTCATAAATTCTAACAGTATCGATCTGATTAGGCAATTGCAAACATCTGTATAAAAACACCTAGCTAAATAGAACCCAATTCCTTCCGTTCGTATCTAGCTTAACGTGGGAATTTGCCAATCAATTGGTTCTTCTCCTATTTTTACAAGAAATTGATTCGCTTTTGAGAACGGTTTTGTACCGAAAAATCCCCTACTCGCAGATAACGGACTTGGATGAACTGATTCTAAAATATAATGTCTATTGGTATCAATCATACTTTTTTTATCTTGAGCATGTCTTCCCCATAAAATAAAGACCACTGGCTTATCCCGCTTGTTTATCTCTTCAATCACGCGATTAGTGAAAAGCTCCCAGCCTCTCCCCTTATGAGAATTGGCTTCTCCATCTCTAACTGTAAGTACTGTGTTTAACAAAAGAACGCCTTGCTTCGCCCAAGAGACTAAATATCCATGATTCGGAATGAAACACCCTAGGTCGTCTCGCAATTCCTTATAAATATTTACGAGAGAAGGGGGTATTTTCGTGCCTGGATTAACTGAAAAGCTTAATCCATGTGCTTGATTCGGACCATGATAAGGGTCTTGTCCTAAAATAACTACCTTCGTCTGTTGATAAGGTGTATGGTGCAAAGCATTAAAAATATCATATTTATCTGGATATATCGTTTTCGTAGCATATTCGTTTCGCAAAAACTCTCGTAATTGTAAATAATAAGGTTTCTGAAATTCATCCTCTAACAACGGAGCCCAGTCGTTTTTTAAAATAGCCATATATCTTACCTCCCCGCTTTTTTACTTCTTAAGCATAAAGTAAAAGTAAAAAAGCGCCAAGTCTCTGCCCTTACCCTAGCAATCGTTGTGTAGCGCAATTGATTCGCCCTGCCATGCGAACCAATTCATACAACAAAAGGTTGCCGACCTCTGCCGACAACCTTTTTGTACTTATTCAATTCATCCCGTTAGAGAGTAGCAACATACTGCTTTCCTTTTTCGGGATCATATTCTTTTTCCCATTTCGAAATAACTACAACAGCTAAGGCATTCCCAATTACGTTAACAACAGTTCGTGCCATATCTAGCAAACGGTCAATCCCTGCAATAAACGCTAAGCCCTCCAACGGAATTCCTACCGTTCCCAGCGTAGCAAGCAATACAACAAAGGATACCCCTGGCACACCTGCAATCCCTTTAGATGTTACCATTAGAACCAGCATTAGTGTAATCTGTTGATAAAGAGATAAATCGATACCGTACATTTGGGCGATGAAAATAGCTGCAATTGCCTGATAGAGTGTGGAGCCATCTAGATTGAAGGAATATCCAGTCGGAACCACAAAGGAAGTAATTGCCTTTGGACAGCCGAATTTCTCCATCTTCTCCATAATCTTAGGCAATACAGTCTCTGAGCTAGCTGTTGTATAAGCTAGTAGCATTTCATCCTTTAGGATTTTCATTATCGTAAAGATGCGAATTCCACTAATTCTAGCTACAATACCTAGCACCACGATAATAAAGAAGAACATCGCTCCATATACCAAAATCATGAGCTTGGCCAATGGGACAAGAGATTGTAAGCCAAACTTAGATACTGTAATTCCAATTAAAGCGAACACACCAAACGGAGCAAATTTCATAATCTGATTCGTTACCCAGAACATGGCGTCTGCCACACCTTGGAAGAATTGTAATACTGGTTTGCCCTTTTCTCCAATTGCTGCCACACCTAGTCCAAACAATACAGAGAAGAAAATAATCGCCAGCATGTCCCCTTTACCAATAGCCTCAAACACATTTGTCGGTACAATATTGACAAAAGTATCTACAAAGCTATGATGAGTGGCTTGATCTGCCGTTTGAACATATTTGTTGATATCAGTCTTAGTCAACTCAGCCATGTTAACCCCAACACCAGGCTTGAAGACGTTAGCTGCAAGTAAACCTACGACAATAGCAATCGTAGTAATAATCTCGAAATACAAGATTGTCTTACCACCAATTTTCCCCAGTTTCTTTATGTCGCCTACACCTGCTACGCCGACAATTAAGCTAGCAATTACAATTGGGACTACGATCATTTTAATCAAGTGAAGAAAAATATCCCCAATGGGCTTTAGATAACCTTCTATAACAGGATTATTATAAAAAATTGCACCAACTGTAATACCTAATACAAGACCAATAAGGATTTGCACTGCTAAACCATATTTTTTCATTCCAGCACCTCGCTAAAAAAACTTAAAATATTTACAAAAAAATGTACGGTGATTGAGAAAAAGTAACCTACGATCATTGGGGAAAATATTCGATTACACTAAGTGAAAAAGCTATAAAAACAGGGGGTATATCATTATTCGTATAAATATAAATGTACTTGTTATTTAATTTTGTTGAAAGTGATCGCTTACTTATCTTATCAAGCCTCTAGCGAGT
The nucleotide sequence above comes from Brevibacillus laterosporus LMG 15441. Encoded proteins:
- the glp gene encoding gephyrin-like molybdotransferase Glp; translation: MNRTHRFKRKALPVEEAQKRILSRITIMNTEVISLVDSIGRRLAEPIYATNHIPAFPRAGMDGYAIRCAGIEKATPAEPLTYRIVGDIAAGSAPTMKLNKGEAVRIMTGASVPEGANAVVMFEQTQEYEQNEQAFVQVKHNVGQGQNIAQVGEEIQEGQIIIESGRIIQPGQMALLSTFGYHRVKVFTQPKVGIFATGTELLPIDEPLQPGKIRNSNSYMIQALVEASGAIPFLYGIIPDNKEQAKALLEEAFQEMDIVITTGGVSVGDYDIMAEIIREQGEEMLFNRVSMRPGSPTSAAVIHNKLLFGLSGNPGACFVGFELFVKPAIRAMLGAKEALPAVMEAFLATDYDKGSPHVRYERGKLWIEKGLVKVKSIGVTKSSHMLSIQDADCLLTIPSGKLGAAKGDLIQVIPLQYDVT
- a CDS encoding uracil-DNA glycosylase; translated protein: MAILKNDWAPLLEDEFQKPYYLQLREFLRNEYATKTIYPDKYDIFNALHHTPYQQTKVVILGQDPYHGPNQAHGLSFSVNPGTKIPPSLVNIYKELRDDLGCFIPNHGYLVSWAKQGVLLLNTVLTVRDGEANSHKGRGWELFTNRVIEEINKRDKPVVFILWGRHAQDKKSMIDTNRHYILESVHPSPLSASRGFFGTKPFSKANQFLVKIGEEPIDWQIPTLS
- a CDS encoding cation:dicarboxylate symporter family transporter, whose protein sequence is MKKYGLAVQILIGLVLGITVGAIFYNNPVIEGYLKPIGDIFLHLIKMIVVPIVIASLIVGVAGVGDIKKLGKIGGKTILYFEIITTIAIVVGLLAANVFKPGVGVNMAELTKTDINKYVQTADQATHHSFVDTFVNIVPTNVFEAIGKGDMLAIIFFSVLFGLGVAAIGEKGKPVLQFFQGVADAMFWVTNQIMKFAPFGVFALIGITVSKFGLQSLVPLAKLMILVYGAMFFFIIVVLGIVARISGIRIFTIMKILKDEMLLAYTTASSETVLPKIMEKMEKFGCPKAITSFVVPTGYSFNLDGSTLYQAIAAIFIAQMYGIDLSLYQQITLMLVLMVTSKGIAGVPGVSFVVLLATLGTVGIPLEGLAFIAGIDRLLDMARTVVNVIGNALAVVVISKWEKEYDPEKGKQYVATL
- a CDS encoding DUF2294 domain-containing protein — protein: MTNYEAEFSNLVRTFRKRHMGKGPSQIKTTFCKNWAICEMQGNLSPVEKFIATADTGKQMLRSARTEMVKEMYQKTRPVEMEELLGAKFIDLFVDIDIESDFGMSIFVFDQDIERKFGSDR
- the fdhD gene encoding formate dehydrogenase accessory sulfurtransferase FdhD, giving the protein MSKKVSTLRAVMRYDGEVFQDIDDEIACEYPLTIMVNGMEFATMVCTPEHMEELLLGFLASEGIIRLPDDVESFSINQKTGFAYVEVKNKGKLSPQHSKRFIGSCCGKSRQFYLQNDVRTAKTIMSKQQISVQDCQAMIKYMQEHSSFFKQTGGVHNAALCNTEGVVVTRTDIGRHNALDKIYGFCLQNRIGLSDKVIAFSGRISSEVLLKVAKIGVGIVLSKSAPTDLALDLAEELGITTVGFIRGNTLNVYTHPKRIIETQSVKCESSYDV